A region from the Chitinophaga sp. Cy-1792 genome encodes:
- a CDS encoding ABC transporter permease, producing MLRNYFKIAWRNLWKHRLFSVINVIGLGLAMAMCLLIIIQIQAGFERDGFHPYPDRTYRILTDVTAKDDKTYSLASTPQPLAEKLMTEQSGIAAVAQVIRGFGGSFSNRVKSLPAWGHYVSPDYFKVFGFPLEKGQPAVAPYTVVLSHETAEKFFGDADPVGKTLETKDQGVFTVSGVFAPLGNKQTHLDADIVASMATWPLLNPTQAQDDWLNYNAYTYVLLNKGTPVSQLDNILAEVRADNRKHVDFTAYKDHHFEYQRLKDISPDFRGLINNPGVEPWFKLLVNAIMVLVIISLAIFNYINLTLTRSLSRTREVGVRKVAGATRWQLIMQFLTESTLIAFCALLIGVLGLYTMKSFIHARWMIWEVQHPAVLWLSFAGFTLFTGLIAGTAPARIMSAAKPVAILKGTLGPAGFGKIGLRKALIVTQFVVSLVFMVFTAIMYSQFRYMATDNDNFNRKGILNIPLADGTNYRLLHNEVAHLTGVSSIGATSAPLNEGAARTKLTRNSRTKAGMDPLDAYTYSVDAGFIRNMKLSFVAGSNLPENDMDTAKGHFVVINEKAVQSLGLTDAKSSIGQTILLDSTEKIVAGVVKNFNFMRYEMPVVPLVLQYDPAAFKTLSLLVQAGTPKEAITASLQNIWKRLYPYEPFQYSWYEQQLYDRYMENEDLKLFGIIIMIVFVIASLGMLGVVTHTTEKRAKEVVIRKIMGAGIVQVMRLLSWSFVKLIIIATLIGLPLGTVLGSLFLHIFTWHATPGIAIYVACISSLAVVCFLTIGVQVYRTALLNPALALRQES from the coding sequence ATGCTACGCAACTACTTTAAAATAGCATGGCGGAATCTCTGGAAGCACCGGTTGTTTTCAGTGATAAATGTTATCGGCCTGGGCCTGGCTATGGCGATGTGTCTGCTGATCATCATTCAGATACAGGCGGGCTTTGAGCGGGATGGGTTTCACCCTTACCCGGACCGCACTTATCGTATACTCACGGACGTTACTGCCAAAGATGATAAAACCTATTCACTGGCCAGTACGCCGCAGCCATTGGCTGAAAAGCTAATGACAGAGCAGAGTGGGATAGCAGCCGTGGCCCAGGTAATCCGTGGGTTTGGTGGTTCTTTCAGTAACCGGGTGAAGTCTTTGCCTGCCTGGGGACATTATGTAAGCCCGGATTATTTCAAGGTATTCGGTTTTCCGCTGGAAAAGGGGCAACCTGCTGTTGCGCCCTATACAGTTGTATTGTCGCATGAAACAGCCGAAAAATTCTTCGGTGATGCCGATCCGGTGGGTAAAACCCTCGAAACGAAAGACCAGGGCGTATTTACGGTGAGTGGTGTGTTTGCACCACTAGGCAATAAACAAACCCACCTGGATGCGGATATCGTAGCATCGATGGCTACCTGGCCCTTGCTTAACCCCACCCAGGCGCAGGACGACTGGTTAAACTATAACGCCTATACGTACGTATTGCTCAACAAAGGAACGCCGGTTTCCCAGCTGGACAACATCCTGGCGGAGGTACGGGCTGATAATAGAAAACATGTTGATTTTACTGCCTATAAAGATCACCATTTTGAGTACCAGCGGCTGAAGGATATCTCTCCTGATTTCCGGGGGCTGATCAATAATCCCGGTGTAGAACCCTGGTTTAAGCTCCTGGTAAATGCGATTATGGTGTTGGTGATCATCTCCCTGGCCATATTTAATTATATCAACCTGACGCTTACACGTTCTTTAAGCAGGACCCGGGAAGTTGGTGTACGTAAGGTGGCCGGCGCTACCCGCTGGCAGCTGATCATGCAGTTTCTGACAGAAAGCACGCTGATTGCCTTTTGTGCATTGCTGATAGGTGTACTTGGACTGTACACCATGAAATCGTTTATTCATGCCCGTTGGATGATCTGGGAAGTGCAGCATCCTGCAGTATTATGGCTGTCGTTCGCAGGTTTTACACTTTTCACCGGACTGATAGCGGGTACTGCCCCGGCCAGGATCATGTCGGCGGCTAAGCCGGTGGCCATTCTTAAAGGAACACTCGGGCCTGCGGGTTTCGGGAAGATAGGATTACGTAAAGCCCTTATCGTAACCCAGTTCGTAGTTTCCCTCGTATTCATGGTATTTACCGCCATTATGTATAGCCAGTTCCGTTATATGGCTACAGATAATGACAATTTCAACCGTAAAGGTATCCTCAATATACCATTGGCAGATGGTACCAACTACCGGCTGCTACATAATGAGGTGGCTCATTTGACTGGGGTAAGCAGTATCGGTGCCACTTCGGCGCCATTAAACGAAGGAGCGGCCCGTACGAAGCTCACGCGCAACAGCCGCACCAAAGCAGGCATGGACCCATTGGATGCCTATACCTATTCGGTAGATGCCGGCTTTATCCGTAATATGAAACTCTCTTTTGTAGCAGGTAGCAACCTGCCGGAAAATGATATGGATACCGCTAAAGGACATTTTGTAGTCATCAATGAAAAGGCCGTACAGTCGCTGGGGTTAACCGATGCTAAAAGCAGTATCGGACAAACGATCCTGCTCGACAGTACCGAAAAAATCGTTGCCGGCGTAGTAAAGAATTTCAACTTCATGCGCTACGAAATGCCGGTGGTGCCACTGGTGCTGCAATATGATCCTGCTGCTTTCAAAACATTATCCCTGCTGGTACAGGCTGGAACGCCGAAGGAGGCCATCACGGCATCTTTACAAAATATCTGGAAGCGCCTGTACCCATACGAACCTTTCCAGTACAGCTGGTACGAACAACAGCTGTATGACCGCTATATGGAGAATGAAGACCTGAAACTCTTTGGTATCATCATTATGATCGTTTTTGTGATCGCTTCATTGGGTATGCTGGGCGTAGTAACCCATACCACAGAAAAGCGCGCCAAAGAGGTGGTGATACGCAAGATAATGGGAGCAGGCATTGTACAGGTGATGCGGCTGTTGTCCTGGAGTTTTGTGAAGCTGATCATCATTGCCACCCTAATAGGTTTGCCACTGGGCACCGTGCTGGGATCCTTATTCCTGCATATTTTCACCTGGCATGCTACACCGGGCATCGCCATTTATGTGGCTTGTATCAGCAGTCTGGCCGTTGTATGCTTTTTGACGATTGGGGTACAGGTATACCGCACTGCCTTGCTGAATCCGGCACTGGCATTGCGGCAGGAGTCATAA
- a CDS encoding tetratricopeptide repeat protein, whose protein sequence is MIRYLSKIEQDRYFYLGYNLAFNSTTKRKNWNNIFASWMEAARSGHKRAQFYVGTCYDHGNGVRKDLQEAFNWYLKAARQGHMESQFNIGFFYKNGDLGTKDYKKAVKWYTLAAVQGDTEAQRDLGYCYFYGEGVKENQQTAVYWYKRAGQKNDAKALYNLGLCYKWGDGVKQSTRWARYYFEKAKHFGHEQAEEQLNELSSW, encoded by the coding sequence ATGATCAGGTATCTCAGCAAAATTGAGCAAGACAGATATTTTTATCTGGGATATAATCTCGCTTTTAACTCCACCACCAAAAGAAAAAACTGGAACAACATATTTGCATCATGGATGGAAGCTGCCCGCAGCGGCCATAAAAGGGCCCAGTTTTATGTAGGTACCTGCTACGACCACGGAAATGGAGTCAGAAAAGACCTTCAGGAGGCCTTCAATTGGTATTTGAAAGCTGCCCGGCAAGGGCATATGGAATCCCAATTCAATATTGGCTTTTTTTATAAAAACGGAGATCTGGGAACGAAGGATTACAAAAAGGCGGTCAAATGGTACACATTGGCAGCTGTCCAGGGAGATACCGAAGCACAGCGGGATTTAGGCTACTGCTACTTTTATGGCGAAGGAGTAAAGGAAAACCAGCAGACAGCTGTTTACTGGTATAAACGTGCGGGGCAGAAAAATGATGCCAAAGCCTTATATAACCTGGGACTTTGTTATAAGTGGGGGGATGGTGTCAAACAATCTACCCGCTGGGCAAGGTACTATTTTGAGAAGGCAAAGCACTTCGGGCACGAGCAGGCCGAGGAGCAGCTGAACGAGTTAAGCAGCTGGTGA
- a CDS encoding RNA polymerase sigma factor, which yields MPTILTYQDNDLLQRIASGDEQAFAVFFRETAPLIRAHIFTILKEEEDTLEVLQETFMRVWLQRERLPAIEFLLAYIKQIAARRCFTLLQKRLLREKHLPPAPEQLNNENEAEEMLAFKESQQILNSAINELPDQRRQIYLLNRYEGLTSLEIATRLQLSHSYVRNALSTANKQIREKLRNAGKYLPSFFL from the coding sequence TTGCCTACTATTCTTACATATCAGGATAATGACCTGCTTCAGCGCATCGCCAGCGGTGATGAACAGGCTTTTGCGGTATTCTTCCGGGAAACAGCCCCGTTGATCCGTGCGCATATTTTCACCATTTTAAAAGAGGAAGAAGACACGCTTGAAGTATTACAGGAAACATTTATGCGTGTGTGGCTCCAACGGGAACGGCTACCTGCTATTGAATTCCTGCTGGCCTATATTAAACAGATTGCGGCCCGGAGATGCTTTACCCTGCTGCAAAAGCGTTTGCTAAGGGAGAAACATCTGCCACCGGCCCCCGAACAGCTGAACAACGAAAACGAAGCAGAAGAAATGCTCGCCTTTAAAGAGTCGCAGCAAATACTCAACAGTGCCATCAATGAATTACCGGATCAACGCCGGCAGATATACCTGTTAAACAGGTACGAAGGACTTACCAGTTTAGAAATAGCCACCAGACTACAGCTATCGCATAGCTATGTCCGGAATGCGCTCAGCACCGCCAACAAACAAATAAGAGAAAAGCTCCGTAATGCAGGTAAATACCTGCCATCGTTTTTCCTCTGA
- a CDS encoding FecR family protein: MQYDRINYLLQQYIAGNMNEQEQEELRLWMADDANEAAFVAVFSSMTTDPATIKPYDSQLETVLQQILASSHQITPSRTMRPYRWWAAAAAVALLIGGTWLLWPASPKHLPVAELAPKDIAPGHAGAILTLDDGSQVVLDSMGNGVVANQAGTQVVIKNGQLQYDATANNATVVYNTMTTPNGRVYTLMLPDGSRVWLNAASSLRFPTAFTDGHREVTLSGEAYFEVNANAHQPFTVVADNMKVAVLGTSFNIQAYKNEQVQATTLISGKVKVTADNETQTLQPGQQATLSDKLQVSTTADLYQSVAWKEGVFSFDGMSLPEAMRQIERWYNITVIYENGIPDIHFGGKVTRNASLHDLLHILSRAELKFRLTDNRLIIMK, translated from the coding sequence ATGCAGTATGACCGGATAAATTACCTGCTACAGCAATATATAGCAGGAAATATGAATGAACAGGAACAGGAAGAACTCCGTCTCTGGATGGCAGATGATGCCAATGAGGCGGCTTTCGTGGCTGTTTTCAGCAGCATGACAACTGATCCGGCCACTATAAAGCCTTATGATAGTCAGCTGGAGACTGTCTTACAACAGATCCTGGCCAGCAGCCATCAGATTACTCCTTCCCGCACGATGAGGCCTTACCGTTGGTGGGCGGCCGCTGCGGCAGTGGCACTACTCATTGGTGGCACATGGCTGCTATGGCCAGCTTCACCCAAACATTTGCCTGTGGCTGAATTAGCGCCAAAAGACATAGCTCCCGGCCATGCCGGCGCCATCCTCACCCTCGACGATGGCTCCCAGGTAGTGCTGGATAGTATGGGCAACGGCGTCGTAGCTAACCAGGCAGGTACACAGGTGGTCATAAAAAATGGCCAGCTCCAATACGATGCTACCGCCAATAACGCCACCGTAGTCTATAATACCATGACCACCCCCAACGGCCGCGTATACACGCTGATGCTGCCGGACGGATCAAGAGTATGGCTCAACGCTGCCAGCAGCCTGCGTTTCCCAACAGCCTTCACCGATGGCCACAGAGAGGTCACGCTCTCTGGTGAGGCTTACTTTGAAGTAAATGCCAACGCACACCAGCCTTTTACGGTAGTCGCCGATAATATGAAAGTAGCGGTACTTGGTACCAGCTTCAATATACAGGCATATAAAAATGAGCAGGTACAGGCTACCACACTGATCAGCGGAAAAGTAAAAGTAACCGCCGACAACGAAACACAAACATTACAGCCCGGACAGCAGGCCACACTCAGTGATAAACTCCAGGTCAGTACAACCGCTGACCTCTACCAGTCTGTTGCCTGGAAAGAAGGTGTATTCAGCTTCGACGGCATGTCACTGCCGGAAGCCATGCGCCAGATAGAAAGATGGTATAACATTACCGTGATATATGAAAATGGAATTCCTGATATCCATTTCGGCGGAAAGGTAACTCGCAATGCCTCCCTCCATGATTTGTTACATATCCTCAGCAGAGCAGAACTCAAATTCAGACTAACAGACAACAGGCTAATTATTATGAAATAA
- a CDS encoding SusC/RagA family TonB-linked outer membrane protein, producing the protein MKLRPREKYSPGVMLLSRKNVLFMRFLAGFLLAGCLQVHARTAAQTVTLSCSNLSVKKVFERVERQTGLVLFYNEDILSGIRPVTVDVHAMPVNSFLSLLFGKEPISWEIVGNNISLSRAKVPLRVLAVPMLTDSLAPVNGVLTDEQGKPVPAATIRDKETGMTWFSDDKGNFRITSAWRNHTYQVSCLGFRPMEIRLDASGQPMRIVMVSLVNQLNAVAVVSTGYQTIQRERAAGSFSTVSADDLNGKLQTNIMERLEGMAPGLTTYRGTPQVRGVSTVNGNSAPLYVVDGVPYEGSMAALNPADIESVNILKDASAASIYGARAANGVIVIVTRKGKTGATTISYNGTLKMTPLPGRSYMNLMSSRELVDFQQEMFNYNSGSPSAIDPRKGMNDVYALLYKRKAGTISEEQLQQQLDVYRNQDRYDQVLDELVRKVSLQHQHNISISGGSEKYKFNLSGNYLGNSPYEKTQGNPSRYGYNLRNQFNLTKWFKMDVGLLGSYTREDYNNGFSGYNNLVGGLNRTKASYYMLRNADGTPAQWIGAKSQYEIDRLNSLRLQDETYRPLNEIGRTHRYANTKYTNLNIGAQFSLAPHLNLELRYQTERTEGYTKQYFSKDALTVKTQINDATVIDNTGKVINYIPVGGQVSEIRNDMNSYTMRGQLNYANIFRNKHEVNIIAGAERRKIAKTGTDIYKYGYDDYNLNYKPVDELLLSTYIYNTQALFKQFNLARAEKGFSVADDRFVSFYGNASYTFDRKITATGSIRMDQSNLFGTDPRYQYKPLWSAGLLYVVKEDAYGWLDRLAVRTTYGINGNIAKKGGPYLITKDDKQTNYWTNEFQSYVVSPPNSGLRWEKTNVTNIGIDFSVLEKKLSGSIDFYNKSTKDLLGDLTADPTIGWDAITVNYGSMFNRGVDLNLTGRILRTKDYYWNTTVNFNYNKNQLTNLENSLNDIYYYLNGPQNRIGKPMGSLYSIRYAGLDENGRPQAYTADGKIVKSLQDLTVKDLKYEGTSVPPYSASLLNTIGYKGFELFFMFTYYGGSVMRDVKTTYLNMLPELNYTYNMERNTLNYWKKPGDEKNPDMGPAYQRGASYVTTFLWDAADKHVRKADYVKLRDITLSYILPAKLVHKAAFQYVKLSCQVQNAWRWTNNPQHLDPEVWDGTTLSSTRGILPPATYTIGLSANF; encoded by the coding sequence ATGAAATTAAGGCCAAGGGAGAAATATTCTCCCGGTGTAATGCTATTGTCGCGCAAAAACGTGTTGTTTATGAGATTCCTTGCCGGCTTCCTTCTTGCTGGATGCTTACAGGTCCATGCCAGAACTGCCGCCCAGACAGTTACGCTTTCCTGCAGTAACCTGTCGGTGAAGAAAGTTTTTGAGAGAGTAGAACGTCAGACAGGACTCGTCCTGTTCTACAACGAAGACATCCTGTCGGGTATCAGACCTGTTACGGTAGATGTCCATGCTATGCCCGTAAACAGTTTCCTGTCGCTGCTGTTCGGGAAAGAACCGATCTCCTGGGAGATCGTAGGAAATAATATTTCCCTTTCCCGCGCAAAGGTACCGTTACGTGTACTCGCTGTGCCCATGCTGACGGATAGCCTGGCGCCGGTAAACGGCGTACTGACCGACGAACAGGGAAAACCAGTACCAGCGGCCACTATCCGCGATAAGGAAACCGGCATGACCTGGTTTTCTGACGATAAAGGGAATTTCAGAATTACTTCTGCCTGGCGTAACCATACCTACCAGGTTTCCTGCCTGGGCTTCCGCCCGATGGAAATCAGGCTGGACGCCAGCGGACAGCCTATGCGTATCGTGATGGTAAGCCTGGTGAATCAGCTCAATGCCGTAGCGGTAGTGAGTACCGGTTACCAGACCATCCAGCGGGAACGTGCCGCAGGTTCCTTCTCCACTGTATCGGCTGATGATCTGAACGGCAAGCTCCAGACCAATATCATGGAGCGCCTCGAAGGTATGGCCCCCGGACTCACCACTTATCGTGGCACCCCGCAGGTACGTGGCGTATCTACTGTAAATGGTAACAGTGCCCCGTTATATGTGGTAGACGGTGTGCCTTATGAAGGCTCCATGGCTGCGCTCAACCCCGCTGATATCGAAAGTGTCAATATCCTGAAAGATGCCAGCGCAGCTTCTATCTATGGTGCAAGAGCGGCAAACGGTGTAATCGTTATCGTTACAAGAAAGGGTAAAACAGGCGCCACTACCATTTCATACAATGGTACCCTTAAAATGACGCCATTGCCCGGCAGAAGCTATATGAACCTGATGTCCAGCAGAGAGCTGGTGGATTTTCAGCAGGAAATGTTTAACTATAACTCCGGCAGCCCGAGCGCTATAGATCCACGTAAAGGCATGAACGACGTATATGCGTTGTTGTATAAACGTAAAGCCGGTACCATTTCAGAAGAACAGCTGCAACAACAGCTCGACGTCTATAGAAACCAGGATCGTTACGATCAGGTACTGGACGAACTCGTACGTAAGGTAAGTCTGCAACATCAACATAACATCAGCATCTCCGGGGGATCAGAAAAATATAAATTTAATCTCTCCGGAAATTATCTGGGCAATAGCCCATATGAAAAAACACAGGGTAACCCTTCCCGTTATGGCTACAATCTCCGTAACCAGTTCAACCTGACCAAATGGTTTAAAATGGACGTTGGCTTACTGGGAAGCTATACCCGTGAAGATTATAATAATGGATTCTCCGGGTATAATAACCTTGTTGGCGGACTAAACAGAACTAAGGCATCTTACTATATGCTACGCAATGCCGATGGTACACCCGCACAATGGATTGGCGCCAAATCACAGTATGAGATTGATCGCCTGAATAGCCTGAGGCTCCAGGATGAAACCTATCGTCCGCTGAATGAAATTGGCAGGACTCACCGCTATGCCAATACGAAATATACGAACCTGAACATCGGTGCACAGTTCAGCCTGGCGCCGCACCTGAACCTGGAACTGCGCTACCAGACGGAAAGAACAGAAGGATATACGAAACAGTACTTTTCCAAAGACGCACTCACCGTAAAAACACAGATCAACGACGCCACGGTGATAGATAATACCGGCAAGGTGATCAACTATATCCCTGTTGGTGGCCAGGTAAGCGAAATCCGCAACGACATGAACTCCTATACCATGCGCGGCCAGCTGAACTATGCCAATATCTTCCGCAATAAACATGAAGTGAATATCATCGCCGGTGCAGAAAGAAGAAAGATCGCTAAAACCGGCACCGATATTTACAAATACGGCTATGATGATTATAACCTGAACTATAAGCCGGTAGATGAACTGCTGCTGAGCACCTATATCTATAATACACAGGCCCTGTTCAAACAATTCAATCTGGCCCGCGCTGAAAAAGGATTCTCTGTTGCGGACGACAGGTTTGTATCTTTCTATGGAAATGCTTCCTATACCTTCGACCGGAAAATTACTGCCACCGGAAGTATCCGCATGGACCAGTCTAACCTTTTTGGCACCGACCCCCGCTATCAGTATAAACCGCTATGGTCTGCCGGCTTGTTGTATGTAGTGAAGGAAGATGCCTATGGCTGGCTCGACAGGCTCGCTGTCAGAACAACCTATGGTATCAATGGTAATATCGCCAAAAAAGGCGGCCCATACCTGATTACAAAAGACGATAAACAAACAAACTACTGGACAAATGAATTTCAGTCGTATGTTGTAAGTCCGCCAAATTCAGGCCTGCGCTGGGAAAAAACGAATGTGACCAACATCGGCATCGACTTCTCTGTCTTGGAGAAAAAGCTCAGCGGTTCCATTGATTTCTATAATAAAAGTACCAAAGACCTGTTAGGTGACCTGACCGCTGACCCAACCATCGGATGGGACGCTATTACCGTTAACTATGGAAGTATGTTTAATCGTGGGGTAGACCTGAACCTGACTGGCCGCATACTGCGTACAAAAGATTATTACTGGAATACAACGGTCAACTTCAACTACAATAAAAATCAACTTACCAATTTAGAAAATTCACTGAACGATATCTACTACTACCTGAACGGCCCACAGAACAGGATCGGTAAACCAATGGGGTCCTTGTACAGCATACGCTATGCCGGCCTTGATGAAAACGGCCGCCCGCAGGCATATACAGCTGACGGAAAGATCGTGAAGTCTTTACAGGACCTCACTGTTAAGGATCTTAAGTATGAAGGAACTTCCGTGCCGCCATATTCCGCTTCCCTGCTGAATACCATTGGTTACAAAGGATTTGAGCTGTTCTTTATGTTCACCTATTATGGTGGTAGTGTGATGAGAGACGTGAAAACCACCTATCTCAACATGTTGCCGGAGCTGAACTATACGTATAACATGGAGCGCAATACGCTTAATTACTGGAAGAAACCAGGGGATGAAAAGAATCCTGATATGGGCCCGGCTTACCAGCGCGGTGCTTCGTATGTAACTACCTTCCTATGGGATGCAGCAGATAAGCATGTCCGTAAAGCAGACTATGTCAAGTTAAGAGACATAACACTGAGCTATATACTGCCTGCAAAGCTCGTGCACAAAGCAGCATTCCAGTACGTGAAGCTAAGTTGTCAGGTCCAGAATGCATGGCGTTGGACTAACAATCCTCAGCATCTTGATCCTGAAGTATGGGATGGTACTACGTTATCTTCTACCCGTGGTATTCTTCCACCGGCAACGTATACCATTGGCCTTTCTGCGAATTTTTAA
- a CDS encoding RagB/SusD family nutrient uptake outer membrane protein: MKKIVILLISISVVAGLSSCHKFLDIKPKGYTIPQYYEDYAKLMNSMDLVRVSAAYPNYLTDDAAAGEDNDVTVGASYLDMSDYKKALYSFQPGAVFSAGSMDPLWEPAYSHIYTYNIVINNIMAVPDATDGDKKQLRAEALVGRALEFLNLVNAYAKHYDPATAATDYGIPLVLSEDINASYKRNTVQEVYDKIKADLEEGLKDLPTKPKNIFRPSKSVGYSFLSRMYLYMGRYDDALSNARSALALNNNLLDYTLYTNIDGITFGRVCLTSDNTQRFPDANLSSESIWVKLGSASSSSVNAAVYASDDLQQAFGRNLPANATDMRWQLFFCHGQSAFGLDVVKFPGRHLYAPYIDFNLGLSSGEIYLVAAECEARVGDKDQALKYLDAIRNKRIKNNQPLVAASKDEALQLALDERRREMCLVGCTRLIDLKRLNKDPRFAKTVTHKRGTVTYTLAPNDNKYILPVPPKVLEFNHDMPLYER; this comes from the coding sequence ATGAAGAAGATAGTAATATTATTGATTTCTATTAGCGTTGTGGCGGGACTTTCTTCCTGTCATAAGTTTCTCGATATTAAACCCAAAGGCTACACGATACCGCAGTATTATGAAGACTATGCCAAGCTGATGAACAGCATGGACCTGGTACGAGTATCCGCTGCATACCCCAACTACCTGACGGATGATGCAGCAGCAGGAGAGGATAATGATGTGACAGTAGGCGCCAGCTACCTGGATATGTCCGACTATAAAAAGGCATTATATTCCTTTCAGCCGGGCGCCGTATTTTCTGCCGGCAGCATGGATCCGCTGTGGGAGCCCGCTTACAGCCATATCTATACTTACAATATCGTGATAAATAATATCATGGCAGTACCGGATGCTACCGATGGTGATAAAAAGCAATTAAGGGCGGAAGCGTTGGTAGGACGCGCATTGGAATTTCTCAACCTCGTCAATGCCTATGCAAAACATTATGATCCCGCCACCGCTGCTACTGATTACGGTATTCCATTGGTGCTGAGCGAAGATATAAACGCATCGTATAAACGAAATACCGTACAGGAAGTATATGATAAAATCAAAGCTGACCTGGAAGAAGGGCTGAAAGACTTACCTACAAAGCCTAAGAACATCTTTCGTCCGTCTAAAAGTGTGGGTTATTCCTTCCTGAGCCGCATGTACCTGTATATGGGCAGGTATGATGATGCCCTGAGTAATGCCAGGTCGGCATTGGCACTCAATAATAACCTGCTCGACTACACGCTGTATACCAATATCGATGGTATAACCTTCGGGCGCGTTTGCCTGACCAGCGATAACACCCAACGTTTCCCGGACGCCAATCTCAGTTCTGAAAGCATTTGGGTAAAGCTTGGAAGTGCCTCATCTTCTTCCGTGAATGCAGCAGTATATGCAAGCGACGACCTGCAGCAGGCTTTTGGCCGTAATCTGCCCGCTAATGCCACGGATATGCGCTGGCAGCTGTTTTTCTGTCATGGACAAAGTGCCTTCGGACTGGATGTAGTGAAATTCCCGGGCCGTCATCTGTATGCGCCGTATATAGATTTTAATCTTGGATTAAGCAGCGGCGAGATTTACCTGGTAGCGGCAGAATGTGAGGCACGTGTTGGCGATAAAGACCAGGCGCTTAAATACCTGGATGCTATCCGTAACAAGCGTATCAAAAATAATCAGCCGCTGGTGGCAGCCTCTAAAGACGAGGCCCTGCAACTGGCTTTGGATGAGCGCCGCCGTGAAATGTGCCTGGTAGGATGCACCCGCCTGATCGACTTGAAACGTTTGAACAAAGATCCCCGTTTCGCTAAAACGGTGACGCATAAACGTGGAACGGTAACCTATACACTGGCGCCTAACGATAATAAATATATCCTGCCGGTACCACCAAAAGTATTGGAGTTTAACCACGACATGCCATTGTACGAAAGATAA
- a CDS encoding thioredoxin family protein has protein sequence MKMKNIRIFLPLLLLLISVSALAQEGIQFNNMSFADLKAKAAAEKRLIFIDCYTSWCAPCKWMDQNVFTLPEVAAQYNAKFINARFDMEKGEGPELRKQYNVSSFPTYLFIDATGKLVYRSGSRMTAAEFMAVGENAGNPAKSLAAMREKYDAGNREMQFMLDYFDVLQDNDRQAASQLGTEINATFPEKYLATPVGWKAIQKTAYSAEDRLGAWFMQHQGDFKTIASKGAIDSLSDRMVAYQLYSYVRNNNDSAFLRRVKYFTGSKMLSRQKDGVMQEAEYLLARERYADFNKLAARSLKGLLKDDADKLSFLARRAEYKGEGQPAVQQIAYEMAKRAVVLQPGEYSTQSTLAQLCLTTRKKEEGLAAAKIAYSLAGTTKIEGLVNKLIAKLEAL, from the coding sequence ATGAAGATGAAGAATATCCGGATATTCCTGCCGCTGTTGCTGCTGCTGATCAGCGTTTCCGCCCTGGCACAGGAAGGTATCCAGTTTAATAATATGAGTTTTGCCGACTTGAAGGCAAAAGCCGCAGCAGAGAAAAGGCTGATCTTTATTGACTGCTATACTTCCTGGTGCGCACCCTGCAAATGGATGGACCAGAACGTATTTACGCTGCCGGAAGTGGCAGCGCAATACAACGCGAAATTTATCAACGCACGTTTTGATATGGAGAAAGGTGAGGGGCCTGAACTCCGCAAACAGTATAACGTAAGTTCTTTTCCTACCTACCTGTTTATCGATGCCACAGGTAAACTGGTATACAGGTCGGGCTCCCGCATGACGGCTGCAGAATTTATGGCAGTAGGAGAAAATGCCGGTAACCCGGCGAAGAGCCTCGCTGCCATGCGTGAAAAGTATGATGCCGGTAACAGGGAAATGCAGTTCATGCTCGACTACTTCGATGTATTGCAGGATAACGATCGCCAGGCCGCTTCGCAGCTGGGAACAGAAATCAATGCCACCTTCCCGGAGAAATACCTGGCCACTCCTGTTGGCTGGAAAGCCATACAGAAAACAGCGTATAGTGCAGAAGACAGACTGGGTGCATGGTTTATGCAACACCAGGGCGACTTCAAAACGATTGCCTCCAAAGGCGCTATCGACTCGCTGTCAGACAGAATGGTCGCCTATCAGTTGTATAGCTATGTACGTAATAATAACGACAGTGCATTTCTTCGCCGCGTGAAATATTTCACCGGATCGAAAATGCTGAGTCGCCAGAAAGATGGTGTGATGCAGGAAGCAGAATACCTGCTGGCCCGTGAGCGTTATGCCGATTTCAATAAACTCGCAGCCAGGTCCCTGAAAGGCCTGCTGAAAGATGATGCGGATAAACTTAGTTTCCTTGCACGCCGGGCAGAGTATAAAGGTGAAGGACAGCCTGCCGTACAGCAGATCGCCTATGAAATGGCGAAACGTGCAGTAGTACTGCAACCGGGAGAATATAGTACCCAGAGTACACTGGCGCAGCTTTGTCTGACTACCAGGAAAAAAGAAGAAGGACTCGCTGCTGCAAAAATTGCGTATAGCCTTGCAGGTACCACCAAAATAGAGGGATTGGTGAATAAGCTGATCGCTAAGCTGGAAGCGTTGTAA